A genomic stretch from Leptodactylus fuscus isolate aLepFus1 chromosome 10, aLepFus1.hap2, whole genome shotgun sequence includes:
- the SFR1 gene encoding swi5-dependent recombination DNA repair protein 1 homolog codes for MADLSSPSPTYISSPDPENNVSVKQPMSSSLRERLKKCRRSFSSTCTVAKRLKVDDDESDVTERRSSDSPTSKDSQTDPAETGSTHGLLTPEPTGDGTQGEASSRQENSTGNNHQEMLQEKKRLLKQVQDKEERLRRLKMVKLYRAKNNLTELQSLIDKWRESSQVVLYEIQRALSAENKKVGLTQLIESCGLDEKLLRYNRAEEDFDT; via the exons ATGGCCGATTTGTCTTCTCCATCACCGACCTATATCAGCTCTCCGGATCCTGAGAACAACGTGTCAGTCAAACAA CCCATGAGTTCGAGTCTTCGAGAACGTCTGAAGAAATGTCGGAGGTCTTTTAGTTCAACATGTACCGTGGCCAAGCGGCTGAAGGTGGACGACGATGAGAGTGACGTTACTGAACGACGCTCCAGTGATTCTCCCACCTCGAAAGACTCACAGACTGACCCTGCGGAGACGGGATCTACACATGGCCTCCTCACGCCTGAACCCACAGGAGATGGGACACAAGGCGAAGCTTCTTCCAGACAAGAGAATTCCACTGGGAACAACCACCAGGAAATGCTTCAGGAGAAAAAGAGATTGCTGAAGCAAGTGCAAGACAAGGAAGAACGTCTTAGGAGACTGAAGATGGTTAAGTTGTACAGAGCCAAG AACAATCTGACAGAGCTCCAGTCTCTCATAGACAAGTGGAGGGAAAGCAGCCAAGTCGTCCTGTACGAGATCCAGAGAGCATTGTCTGCAGAGAACAAGAAGGTCGGGTTAACACAGCTGATAGAAAGCTGTGGCCTGGACGAGAAGTTACTGCGCTACAACAGAGCCGAGGAGGACTTTGATACGTAA